One Campylobacter sp. MIT 12-8780 DNA window includes the following coding sequences:
- the rplT gene encoding 50S ribosomal protein L20 yields the protein MARVKTGVVRRRRHKKILKLARGFYSGRRKHFRKAKEQLERSLVYAYRDRRRKKREFRKLWIIRINAACRLNGLSYSRFMNGLKKAGIELDRKILADLAMNDSTAFAKIAEEVKKAL from the coding sequence ATGGCAAGAGTAAAAACAGGTGTCGTAAGACGCAGAAGACATAAAAAAATCCTCAAACTCGCAAGAGGTTTTTACAGCGGACGTCGCAAACATTTTAGAAAGGCAAAAGAACAACTTGAAAGAAGTTTAGTCTATGCTTACAGAGATAGACGCCGCAAAAAGCGTGAATTTAGAAAACTTTGGATTATCCGTATCAATGCAGCATGCAGACTCAATGGCTTAAGCTATTCTCGTTTTATGAATGGACTTAAAAAAGCTGGCATTGAACTTGATAGAAAAATCCTTGCTGATCTTGCGATGAATGATAGCACAGCTTTTGCAAAAATCGCTGAAGAAGTCAAAAAAGCTTTATAA
- a CDS encoding Na+/H+ antiporter NhaC family protein has protein sequence MLSLLSNPILISVVLMCVLCLFRFNVLLSILICALVAGLLSGFSLQDSMQILTLGMQGNLKTALSYILLGAIAAAISRTNLTAFLVHFVSRFISHKKYLLIFSIALIACFSQNLVPIHIAFIPILIPPLLVVFNKLKIDRRAVACALTFGLTTPYMVLPLGFGLIFQDLLRENLNQNNVFVSLEMVSNTMYLGAICMLVGLILGVCVFYAKPREYKEAQIQKLDLDNLKMQRKEWGVFIGLIFMLACQIYTQNLPLSGLISFILMIILGGVEYKKVDFVFDEGLKIMGYVAFVMLVAAGFAEVLKQSGSINTLVEFVLPFMREYKLIAIILMLLIGLLITMGIGTSFGTIPIIATLFCPLCLELGFSYAAIIFIIGIAGALGDAGSPASETTLGVSVGLKADTQADHIKDVCIPTFICFNGSLLVIGSIITLFL, from the coding sequence ATGCTTTCACTTCTTAGCAATCCCATTCTCATCAGCGTTGTGTTGATGTGTGTTTTATGTTTGTTTCGTTTTAATGTGCTTTTAAGCATACTTATCTGTGCGCTTGTAGCTGGGCTTTTAAGTGGCTTTAGCTTGCAAGATAGTATGCAAATTCTTACACTTGGTATGCAAGGCAACCTTAAAACCGCTTTAAGTTATATACTCTTAGGTGCTATAGCAGCGGCAATTTCTCGCACGAATTTAACAGCTTTTTTGGTGCATTTTGTCTCTCGTTTCATCTCGCACAAAAAATACCTTTTGATCTTTTCAATAGCCCTTATTGCTTGTTTTTCTCAAAACCTCGTGCCTATACATATAGCCTTTATCCCTATACTTATACCGCCTTTGCTTGTGGTATTTAATAAGCTAAAGATTGACAGAAGAGCAGTAGCGTGTGCTTTAACCTTTGGGCTAACCACACCTTATATGGTGCTTCCTTTGGGCTTTGGGCTGATCTTTCAAGATTTGCTTCGTGAGAATTTAAATCAAAATAATGTCTTTGTCAGCCTTGAAATGGTAAGCAATACTATGTATCTTGGAGCTATTTGTATGCTTGTGGGCTTGATTTTGGGCGTTTGTGTGTTTTATGCTAAACCAAGAGAGTATAAAGAAGCACAAATTCAAAAACTAGATCTTGATAATCTTAAAATGCAGCGCAAAGAATGGGGCGTATTTATAGGGCTTATCTTTATGCTTGCATGTCAAATTTATACTCAAAATTTGCCTTTAAGTGGGCTTATAAGTTTTATTTTGATGATTATTCTAGGTGGGGTGGAGTATAAAAAAGTAGATTTTGTCTTTGATGAGGGCTTAAAGATCATGGGTTATGTCGCCTTTGTAATGCTTGTAGCAGCTGGCTTTGCTGAAGTTTTAAAACAAAGTGGAAGTATCAATACCCTTGTTGAGTTTGTCCTGCCTTTTATGCGTGAATACAAACTTATCGCTATCATCTTAATGCTACTCATAGGACTTCTCATCACTATGGGTATAGGCACTTCCTTTGGCACTATCCCTATCATCGCAACGCTGTTTTGCCCACTTTGCTTAGAACTTGGCTTTTCTTATGCTGCCATTATCTTTATCATCGGCATAGCTGGAGCCTTAGGCGATGCAGGCTCTCCTGCAAGTGAAACTACACTTGGCGTAAGTGTAGGCTTAAAAGCAGACACACAAGCTGATCACATCAAAGATGTATGCATACCAACTTTTATCTGTTTTAATGGCTCTTTGCTCGTCATTGGCTCGATTATCACTTTGTTTTTATGA
- the bamE gene encoding outer membrane protein assembly factor BamE domain-containing protein: MIKIFFVFIASLFITACAYTQGTEISQAQLEKLQVNKSTQTDVETIVGYPQRKQNLNGGEIWYYDFSKISANPFGGNVDESTIFEFDKQGRLKKKYKSSNFGNKNPLLGN; this comes from the coding sequence ATGATAAAAATATTTTTTGTTTTTATCGCAAGTCTTTTTATAACCGCTTGTGCTTATACTCAAGGCACTGAAATTTCACAAGCTCAGCTTGAAAAGCTTCAGGTTAATAAAAGCACTCAAACAGATGTTGAAACCATAGTAGGCTACCCTCAACGCAAACAAAATCTCAACGGAGGCGAAATTTGGTATTATGACTTTAGTAAAATTAGCGCAAATCCATTTGGTGGCAATGTCGATGAAAGCACTATTTTTGAATTTGACAAGCAAGGCAGGCTTAAGAAAAAATACAAAAGTTCTAACTTCGGAAATAAAAATCCCCTACTTGGCAACTAA
- a CDS encoding SDR family NAD(P)-dependent oxidoreductase translates to MQSYTNAAITGASSGIGKELALLLAQEQTTLFLNARDETRLKKVQTKAQEFNSKAFIYTFDVCDEKACKAWCEELFKEPLDLLILNAGISSGDDESEQKQIQIAKTNVLGITNLIFYAINAMQKQEFKGKFKGQIVLVSSIASLLALPNAPTYSASKHFVSALCEALSLAHPEICFTCICPGFIKTNLTKHLKLKMMDADTASLEILNAIKAKKKKFIFPFHIALVARIYGFLPFFIKRYFVRFLQKRAKL, encoded by the coding sequence ATGCAAAGCTACACAAATGCTGCGATCACAGGAGCAAGCTCTGGTATAGGCAAAGAACTTGCCCTGCTTTTAGCACAAGAACAAACCACACTTTTTTTAAACGCAAGAGATGAAACAAGGCTTAAAAAGGTGCAAACTAAGGCTCAAGAATTTAACAGCAAAGCCTTTATTTATACCTTTGATGTGTGCGATGAAAAAGCGTGCAAAGCTTGGTGTGAGGAGCTTTTTAAAGAGCCTTTGGATTTACTTATTTTAAATGCTGGCATAAGTAGCGGTGATGATGAGAGCGAGCAAAAACAAATTCAAATTGCTAAAACCAATGTCCTAGGCATTACAAATCTTATCTTTTATGCCATAAATGCTATGCAAAAGCAAGAATTCAAGGGCAAATTCAAAGGACAAATCGTCTTAGTTTCTTCCATAGCTTCACTTTTAGCCCTGCCAAATGCTCCTACTTATAGTGCGTCAAAGCATTTTGTTTCAGCACTTTGCGAGGCTTTAAGCTTAGCTCATCCTGAAATTTGTTTTACTTGCATTTGTCCGGGTTTTATTAAGACGAATTTAACCAAGCATTTAAAGCTAAAGATGATGGATGCGGACACTGCCTCGCTTGAAATTTTAAACGCTATAAAAGCGAAAAAGAAAAAATTTATTTTTCCTTTTCATATCGCTTTAGTTGCAAGAATTTATGGGTTTTTGCCTTTTTTTATCAAGCGTTATTTTGTGCGTTTTTTACAAAAAAGAGCCAAGCTTTAA
- a CDS encoding HD domain-containing protein: MIDIKLIEHIFKAASISRWNDYPRMANLVELDKQAHKFIIAYFIAKMEKNVDMRRIIEAGIFEFLSRVVVTDIRPDVYREIVKQKKDEVNAWVLSKLEPMIEGLEGGEFLKRFEHYLHSDEYEKERLILKAASYFATRWEFNIIYQTSQFLSDIEEIKSKVEEELEDYYELIGARKIALNQKIAKIIDLSGRLRFQKRWAQTPRIPETAVLGHMLVVAILSYFYSLEIKACDTRLEYNFYCALFHDLPESLTRDIISPVKYGIEGLHTLIAEYEMKLIDERILPFVPSEFRAEFAYILGIRKDENGVFIKNEFENRSFKNNQVGVCSGSLDSLNSNEYKAIDGKALKYCDKLAAFIEAGLSISYGVKSKELESGFWGMYDFFKDYSSINGVNFFKICEALIEDFKLTRP, translated from the coding sequence ATGATAGATATTAAACTTATAGAACATATCTTCAAAGCCGCTTCAATCAGTCGTTGGAATGATTATCCTAGAATGGCAAATTTGGTTGAACTTGATAAACAAGCTCATAAATTTATCATCGCATATTTTATCGCCAAAATGGAAAAAAATGTCGATATGAGACGCATTATAGAGGCTGGAATTTTTGAGTTTTTAAGTCGCGTGGTTGTTACTGATATACGTCCTGATGTGTATCGTGAGATCGTCAAACAAAAAAAAGATGAGGTTAATGCTTGGGTTTTAAGCAAGCTTGAGCCCATGATAGAAGGGCTTGAAGGAGGTGAGTTTTTAAAACGTTTTGAGCATTATTTGCACTCAGATGAGTATGAAAAAGAAAGGCTTATCTTAAAGGCGGCTTCTTATTTTGCCACAAGGTGGGAATTTAATATCATCTATCAAACAAGTCAATTTTTAAGTGATATAGAAGAGATTAAAAGTAAGGTTGAGGAAGAACTTGAGGATTATTATGAGCTCATAGGTGCAAGGAAAATCGCCTTAAATCAAAAAATCGCTAAAATCATCGATCTAAGTGGCAGACTCCGTTTTCAAAAGCGTTGGGCGCAAACGCCTCGCATACCTGAAACTGCGGTGCTTGGGCATATGCTTGTGGTGGCAATTTTGAGCTATTTTTACTCACTTGAGATTAAAGCTTGTGATACAAGGCTTGAGTATAATTTTTATTGTGCTTTATTTCATGATTTACCAGAAAGCTTGACAAGAGACATTATAAGCCCTGTAAAATACGGCATAGAAGGACTTCACACCCTCATAGCTGAATACGAGATGAAGCTTATTGATGAGCGAATTTTACCCTTTGTACCAAGTGAGTTTAGGGCTGAGTTTGCTTATATTTTAGGTATTCGCAAAGATGAAAATGGCGTGTTTATTAAAAATGAATTTGAAAATAGAAGCTTTAAAAACAATCAAGTTGGCGTGTGTAGTGGCAGCTTAGATTCACTTAATAGCAATGAATATAAAGCCATTGATGGTAAGGCTTTAAAATATTGTGATAAATTAGCTGCTTTTATTGAAGCTGGGCTTTCTATCAGTTATGGAGTAAAGTCAAAAGAGCTTGAAAGTGGTTTTTGGGGTATGTATGATTTCTTTAAGGATTATAGCTCTATAAATGGGGTGAATTTTTTTAAAATTTGTGAAGCTTTGATCGAGGATTTTAAGCTTACTCGTCCTTAA
- a CDS encoding TOBE domain-containing protein produces MKISARNQLKGKITEIEKGSVNAIVKIDIGGGNIISATISLDSVKELDLAVGKEATAIIKATSVMVGV; encoded by the coding sequence ATGAAAATCAGTGCAAGAAATCAACTCAAAGGCAAAATCACAGAGATTGAAAAGGGTTCAGTTAATGCCATCGTAAAAATTGACATTGGCGGAGGCAATATCATCAGTGCAACCATTTCTTTAGACTCTGTTAAAGAGCTTGATTTAGCCGTTGGCAAAGAAGCTACAGCGATTATAAAAGCGACTTCTGTTATGGTAGGCGTATAA
- a CDS encoding class I SAM-dependent methyltransferase has translation MNLWDIKAKHYARYTPKLNHLQKKSFEALSKLNIDLNNKHIIDIGCGTGVWSLHLAGKAKHLDALDSSKNMLEILQDDALKLKFHNITYIHSSFKDFVPKQSYDLAFLSMSSALEDEALMQKFLKLAPKRVYLNFIGNRKSDFLAFVFKAFKHDNKKPRKKDLESFLKQHQIPFYKQVFSETKRVKRSPQEALENASWHLKMSGIDPAGLEKLIGTQNIDETIRSKFKLLIF, from the coding sequence ATGAATTTATGGGACATAAAAGCTAAACACTACGCTCGCTACACGCCAAAACTAAATCATTTACAAAAGAAAAGCTTTGAAGCTTTAAGCAAACTTAACATAGACTTAAACAATAAACATATTATCGATATAGGTTGTGGCACAGGTGTTTGGAGCTTACATTTAGCAGGCAAAGCAAAGCACCTTGACGCGCTTGATAGCTCAAAAAATATGCTTGAAATTTTACAAGATGACGCGTTAAAGCTTAAATTTCACAATATCACATATATTCACTCAAGTTTTAAAGACTTTGTGCCTAAGCAAAGCTATGATCTTGCTTTTCTTTCTATGTCAAGCGCCCTTGAAGATGAAGCTTTGATGCAAAAATTTCTCAAACTTGCTCCTAAAAGAGTGTATCTTAACTTTATAGGAAACAGAAAGAGTGATTTTTTAGCCTTTGTGTTTAAAGCCTTTAAGCACGACAATAAAAAGCCAAGAAAAAAGGACTTAGAAAGCTTTTTAAAGCAGCACCAAATTCCTTTTTATAAACAAGTTTTTAGCGAAACAAAAAGGGTAAAAAGAAGCCCTCAAGAAGCCTTAGAAAATGCAAGTTGGCATTTAAAGATGAGTGGCATTGATCCAGCAGGGCTTGAAAAACTCATAGGCACACAAAACATAGATGAAACTATACGTTCAAAATTCAAACTTTTAATCTTCTAA
- the pyrC gene encoding dihydroorotase, which translates to MKLTNPLDMHLHFRDEAMLEFVAPFSAKEFKAGVIMPNLVPPLTEPSALKAYKQRVLNACKQEDFTPLMTLFYKGYDKAFLQSLRDEIFAIKLYPAGITTNSDGGVSAFDIDELKPTLEAMSELEIPLLVHGETNDFVMDREARFAPIYEKLALHFPKLKIVMEHITTKVLCELVQSFDNLYATITLHHLLLTLDDVIGGKMQPHLFCKPIAKREVDKEALCKLAFSGFEKVMFGSDSAPHPQHEKECCGCAAGVFSAPVIISVLAELFTKHSNLNNLQKFISDNACKAHKLSFKKDKIITLEQKQWQVPSVYASKDKSLKIVPFMAGQTLQYQAKLED; encoded by the coding sequence ATGAAACTTACAAATCCCCTTGATATGCACCTACATTTTAGAGATGAAGCTATGCTTGAGTTTGTCGCACCATTTTCTGCGAAGGAATTTAAGGCTGGGGTTATCATGCCAAATTTAGTGCCACCACTAACTGAACCAAGTGCTTTAAAAGCTTATAAACAAAGGGTTTTAAACGCGTGTAAGCAAGAAGACTTTACGCCTTTAATGACACTTTTTTATAAAGGATATGATAAGGCGTTTTTACAAAGCCTAAGAGATGAAATTTTTGCTATCAAGCTATATCCAGCCGGCATTACGACAAATTCAGATGGTGGAGTGAGTGCGTTTGATATAGATGAGCTTAAACCTACGCTTGAGGCGATGAGTGAGCTTGAAATTCCTTTGCTTGTGCATGGCGAGACGAATGATTTTGTGATGGATAGAGAGGCTAGGTTTGCACCAATTTATGAAAAACTCGCTCTTCATTTTCCAAAGCTTAAGATTGTTATGGAGCATATCACGACAAAAGTGCTTTGCGAGCTTGTTCAAAGCTTTGATAATCTATACGCTACCATTACCCTGCACCACCTTTTGCTTACGCTTGATGATGTTATAGGGGGCAAAATGCAACCGCATCTTTTTTGTAAGCCTATAGCCAAAAGAGAAGTAGATAAAGAAGCTTTATGTAAGCTTGCTTTTTCTGGTTTTGAAAAGGTAATGTTTGGAAGTGATTCAGCACCTCACCCTCAACATGAAAAAGAATGCTGTGGCTGTGCGGCTGGGGTTTTCTCAGCTCCTGTGATTATAAGTGTTTTAGCAGAGCTTTTCACAAAGCATTCAAATTTAAATAATTTGCAAAAATTTATCTCAGATAATGCCTGCAAGGCTCATAAACTAAGCTTTAAAAAAGATAAGATCATCACATTAGAACAAAAGCAATGGCAAGTGCCAAGTGTGTATGCAAGCAAGGATAAAAGTCTTAAAATCGTGCCTTTTATGGCAGGGCAGACTTTGCAGTATCAAGCCAAATTAGAAGATTAA
- a CDS encoding ArsR family transcriptional regulator, giving the protein MQNLCAVLLGRKRFEIIKILCQRADENGFVFCKIDELSKELNISKPTIISTFGFLEEKKLFKRLKNGFYQLRLDRL; this is encoded by the coding sequence ATGCAAAATTTGTGTGCTGTGTTACTTGGACGCAAACGTTTTGAAATCATAAAAATTTTGTGCCAAAGAGCTGATGAGAACGGCTTTGTTTTTTGTAAGATAGATGAGCTTTCAAAAGAGCTTAATATCTCAAAGCCTACTATCATCAGCACTTTTGGGTTTTTAGAAGAAAAAAAGCTTTTCAAACGCCTTAAAAACGGCTTTTATCAGCTTAGATTGGATAGATTATGA
- a CDS encoding diacylglycerol kinase — protein sequence MKPKYSFFSNASYALAGLLAMIKNERAFQIELVIIIPALIISLFLPVSFEIHLFLIAVLFFILIAECVNSSIEACVDLITQEWHEKAKIAKDCASAAVFLSVCLAVGVWAFVLFTLLF from the coding sequence ATGAAACCAAAATACAGCTTTTTTTCAAACGCAAGCTACGCTCTAGCGGGGCTTTTGGCGATGATAAAAAACGAAAGAGCCTTTCAAATCGAGCTTGTTATCATTATCCCAGCCCTTATCATCAGCCTTTTTTTGCCTGTAAGCTTTGAAATTCATCTTTTTTTAATCGCTGTTTTATTTTTTATACTTATCGCAGAATGCGTAAATTCAAGCATAGAAGCTTGTGTTGATCTCATTACGCAAGAATGGCACGAAAAAGCAAAAATCGCCAAAGATTGTGCTTCAGCGGCTGTTTTTTTAAGTGTGTGCCTTGCTGTTGGCGTTTGGGCTTTTGTGCTTTTTACTTTGCTTTTTTAG
- a CDS encoding phosphoethanolamine transferase, giving the protein MKRFEISWLNFVLLNALFITLMNFHLFDFIYSNLDEDASLWLKISFVLIYFSLLVMIFGLLFLPFLTQFFAIVFVLVTCVSAYFMHFYGVVIDKDMIQNALNTDQRELKELFNFTFLFWTVFLGLVPSLLILKCKIRWGGGLRHIAIKFTSIFIALIIVLACFLPQSKTLIPFFRNYNQTRVYNAPVFQIYSFVRYVKQKVVKKPELKIISQDAKLSENIKRKLLVFVIGETARAANFRFKNKDHINDTTAYTSNLGAVYFTEVSSCGTSTAVSVPCMFSVSTRKEYSSSEFQENALDILQKVGVKVSILGNNSGGCQGICKRIAHSKYLDAEFDGALLEGFKKELFSEDEYEIIVLHLQGSHGPTYYKRYPSEFRRFEPTCDTNELQECSSEAIINTYDNTLLYTDFLLSKIITLLQKEDQESSLIYVSDHGESLGENGIYLHAMPYAFAPLEQTEIPLIFYSNDTTLMQTAKAHSNYELSHDYIFSTLLGYFKVQSKFYNPNYDILSLQVKEGL; this is encoded by the coding sequence ATGAAACGTTTTGAAATTTCTTGGTTAAACTTTGTTTTGCTGAATGCTCTTTTCATCACTTTGATGAATTTTCATCTTTTTGATTTTATTTATTCGAATTTAGATGAAGATGCGAGCTTGTGGCTTAAAATTTCTTTTGTGCTGATTTATTTTTCACTTTTGGTGATGATTTTTGGTTTATTATTTTTGCCTTTTTTAACGCAGTTTTTTGCGATTGTTTTTGTACTCGTAACTTGCGTGAGTGCTTATTTTATGCACTTTTATGGGGTTGTTATTGATAAAGATATGATACAAAATGCTCTTAATACCGATCAAAGAGAGCTTAAAGAGCTTTTTAATTTTACTTTTTTATTTTGGACCGTGTTTTTAGGGCTTGTGCCAAGTTTGTTGATCTTAAAGTGTAAAATTCGCTGGGGGGGGGGGCTTAGACATATAGCGATTAAATTCACCAGCATTTTCATCGCTTTAATTATCGTGCTTGCTTGTTTTTTACCGCAAAGTAAAACTCTTATCCCATTTTTCCGCAACTACAATCAAACAAGAGTATATAATGCCCCTGTTTTTCAAATTTATTCTTTCGTGCGATATGTCAAACAAAAAGTCGTGAAAAAGCCTGAACTTAAAATCATCTCCCAAGATGCCAAACTCAGTGAAAATATAAAAAGAAAACTACTCGTTTTTGTCATCGGCGAAACAGCAAGAGCAGCAAATTTCCGCTTTAAAAACAAAGATCATATCAACGACACCACCGCTTATACTTCAAATTTAGGGGCAGTGTATTTTACTGAGGTAAGCTCTTGTGGCACTTCTACAGCTGTGAGTGTGCCTTGTATGTTTTCAGTTTCAACGCGAAAGGAGTATTCAAGCTCTGAATTTCAAGAAAATGCCCTTGATATCTTGCAAAAAGTAGGGGTAAAAGTAAGTATTTTAGGCAATAATTCAGGAGGTTGTCAAGGAATTTGCAAAAGAATAGCTCATTCAAAATACCTTGACGCTGAATTTGATGGGGCTTTGCTTGAGGGTTTTAAAAAAGAACTTTTCAGTGAAGATGAGTATGAGATCATCGTGCTTCATTTGCAAGGCTCACATGGACCAACTTATTATAAACGTTATCCAAGCGAGTTTAGACGTTTTGAGCCAACTTGTGATACAAATGAGCTTCAAGAGTGCAGTAGTGAGGCTATTATCAACACTTATGATAATACCTTGCTTTACACAGACTTTTTGCTTTCTAAGATCATAACTTTACTTCAAAAAGAAGATCAAGAAAGCTCGCTGATCTATGTTTCAGATCATGGAGAAAGCTTAGGTGAGAATGGAATTTATCTGCACGCCATGCCGTATGCTTTTGCGCCACTTGAGCAAACAGAAATTCCACTCATCTTTTACTCAAACGATACAACGCTTATGCAAACAGCAAAGGCACATAGCAACTACGAACTTTCGCATGATTATATTTTTAGCACTTTGCTTGGGTATTTTAAAGTGCAAAGCAAGTTTTATAATCCAAATTATGATATACTAAGTTTGCAAGTTAAGGAGGGATTATGA
- a CDS encoding exodeoxyribonuclease III → MKLLSWNVNGLRAICDKNALAWLEKESFDFVGFQEIKAHEDKFPKQIYELDFKHIASNSAKRAGYSGVMSLYNFEAQTSKCQFCDDEEGRVLEHRFGNVVLFNIYFPNGQKDEIRLDFKMKFYADFLAYLKDLLVEKKDIIICGDVNTAHKEIDLTHPKANAKTSGFLPIERAWIDDLLALGFIDTFRAVNGDIKEKYSWWSYRMKARDRNVGWRIDYFFISKSLENKLKNAFIRDDIFGSDHAPVGIELDI, encoded by the coding sequence ATGAAACTGCTTTCTTGGAATGTCAATGGCTTGCGTGCCATTTGTGATAAAAACGCTTTAGCTTGGTTAGAAAAAGAGAGTTTTGACTTTGTAGGCTTTCAAGAGATCAAAGCCCATGAGGATAAATTCCCAAAGCAAATTTATGAGCTTGATTTTAAACATATCGCCTCAAATTCAGCCAAAAGGGCTGGGTATTCTGGGGTGATGAGCTTGTATAATTTTGAGGCACAAACAAGTAAATGCCAGTTTTGCGATGATGAGGAAGGACGCGTGCTAGAACACCGCTTTGGCAATGTGGTGCTTTTTAATATCTATTTTCCAAATGGACAAAAAGATGAAATTAGGCTTGATTTTAAGATGAAATTTTATGCGGATTTTTTAGCGTATCTTAAAGATTTGCTGGTTGAAAAAAAGGACATTATCATTTGTGGCGATGTAAATACAGCGCATAAAGAAATTGATCTAACCCACCCAAAAGCAAATGCAAAAACTTCTGGCTTTTTGCCTATAGAAAGGGCTTGGATAGATGATTTGCTTGCGCTTGGTTTTATTGATACTTTTAGGGCAGTAAATGGCGATATTAAAGAAAAATACTCATGGTGGAGCTATAGAATGAAGGCAAGAGATAGGAATGTGGGCTGGAGGATTGATTATTTTTTCATCTCAAAAAGCCTTGAAAATAAGCTTAAAAATGCCTTTATACGAGATGATATATTTGGCTCAGATCACGCTCCTGTTGGTATAGAACTTGATATTTAA
- a CDS encoding manganese efflux pump MntP yields MDILSLVFLACALSMDAFAVALCKGFSVNELKIKHFLIVGLYFGGFQALMPLIGYFLGSALSSFIDDYDHWIAFILLSLIGLKMIKESRQKDSCDANSDQFGFQTMFLLAMATSIDALAVGVSFAFLHIEIFSSVLIIGVITFIFSALALKIGKKFGTKFKEKAEFIGGVVLICIGAKILLQHLLES; encoded by the coding sequence ATGGATATTTTAAGCCTCGTTTTTCTCGCCTGTGCTTTATCAATGGACGCCTTTGCTGTAGCTTTGTGTAAGGGTTTTAGCGTAAATGAGCTTAAAATAAAGCATTTTTTGATCGTAGGGCTTTATTTTGGCGGTTTTCAAGCTTTAATGCCTTTGATTGGGTATTTTTTAGGCTCTGCTTTAAGCTCATTCATTGATGATTATGATCATTGGATCGCTTTTATTTTGTTGAGTTTGATCGGCTTAAAGATGATTAAAGAGAGTAGACAAAAAGATAGCTGTGATGCAAACAGCGATCAATTTGGCTTTCAAACTATGTTTTTGCTTGCTATGGCGACAAGTATCGATGCTTTAGCTGTTGGGGTGAGTTTTGCTTTTTTGCATATTGAAATTTTTAGCTCGGTGCTAATCATCGGCGTGATTACTTTCATCTTTTCAGCGCTTGCTCTTAAAATCGGTAAAAAATTTGGCACGAAATTTAAAGAAAAAGCTGAATTTATCGGTGGTGTGGTGCTGATTTGCATAGGAGCTAAAATCCTTTTACAGCACCTTTTAGAAAGCTAA
- a CDS encoding NINE protein, whose product MDTKNFFLMDIVDKIDGANIPLLKQNIEELSDEEMQSLMCISFKNPVVGLLFGFFMGIFGFDRFYKGDMILGVLKIILFVLCVVLFVSGIVILATSSFRDEEQAITLLVCLGLAFLASLIWWFVDLFMVYFGIKKDNFIKIMEAIHILKS is encoded by the coding sequence ATGGATACTAAAAATTTTTTTCTTATGGATATAGTAGATAAAATCGATGGAGCAAATATACCTTTACTCAAGCAAAATATTGAAGAGCTTAGTGATGAAGAAATGCAGTCTTTAATGTGTATAAGTTTTAAAAATCCCGTTGTTGGTTTGTTATTTGGATTTTTCATGGGAATTTTTGGCTTTGATCGCTTTTATAAAGGTGATATGATTTTAGGTGTGCTCAAAATCATCTTATTTGTGCTTTGTGTTGTGTTGTTTGTCTCAGGTATTGTGATCTTAGCTACATCTAGTTTTAGGGATGAAGAACAGGCTATTACCTTGCTTGTTTGTTTAGGTTTAGCTTTTTTAGCAAGCTTGATTTGGTGGTTTGTTGATCTTTTTATGGTGTATTTTGGGATTAAAAAGGATAATTTTATAAAAATCATGGAAGCAATACATATTTTAAAATCTTAA